From a single Larimichthys crocea isolate SSNF chromosome XIII, L_crocea_2.0, whole genome shotgun sequence genomic region:
- the LOC104923072 gene encoding uncharacterized protein LOC104923072 — protein sequence MTATSPVCSPTSSRSTQSSPVCIPACHRHLRKGKALQTKLHLRSAPGVWLMLGVAVVLVGMSVAVAGYVSAAPKPVGGRGSTHVERMKLAGPVVMGVGLFIFICAATLLYENRDLEILRRKTPDDLEDLQGGNGWEDSQEQPSFSCQEQWECKDAEQECWAAPAHTLPLSNQNCGTPVPLPSPHRNRHNISSRPSPPPPLDAGGRDKEEDKEEEEKEGRSTLLARVLHHQEPTPQPPSPCPSISRSSVYSDSCNSSEINFNVRTGSSLSPQH from the coding sequence ATGACAGCAACCAGTCCTGTCTGCAGCCCCACCTCCTCCCGCTCTACCCAGTCCTCACCTGTTTGCATCCCAGCATGCCACAGGCACCTGAGGAAAGGCAAAGCCCTCCAAACCAAGCTGCACCTGCGCTCTGCTCCAGGCGTTTGGTTGATGCTGGGTGTAGCGGTTGTTTTAGTGGGGATGAGTGTCGCGGTTGCAGGATATGTATCCGCTGCACCAAAGCCTGTGGGTGGCCGAGGCAGCACCCACGTCGAGAGGATGAAACTGGCCGGACCTGTTGTCATGGGAGTGGGTTTGTTCATCTTCATCTGCGCTGCAACGCTGCTGTACGAGAACCGGGACCTGGAAATCCTTAGGCGAAAGACACCTGATGACCTTGAGGATCTGCAGGGGGGAAACGGCTGGGAGGATTCGCAGGAGCAGCCCAGCTTCAGCTGTCAGGAGCAGTGGGAGTGCAAAGATGCAGAGCAGGAATGCTGGGCCGCTCCGGCCCACACACTCCCCCTCTCAAACCAGAACTGTGGTACTCCTGTTCCTCTTCCTTCGCCTCACAGGAACAGgcacaacatcagcagcaggcCGTCACCGCCGCCTCCTTTGGACGCAGGAGGTAGAGATaaagaggaggacaaagaggaggaggagaaggagggaaggtCGACCCTGCTGGCTCGAGTTCTGCACCATCAGGAGCCAACTCCTCAACCTCCCTCCCCTTGCCCGTCCATCTCTCGCTCCTCCGTCTACTCGGACTCTTGCAACTCTAGTGAAATCAACTTCAACGTACGGACAGGCTCTTCTCTGTCGCCTCAACACTGA
- the l3mbtl1b gene encoding lethal(3)malignant brain tumor-like protein 4 isoform X1 — translation MTDTPPSDGPSQGAEFDMMGALDWKDGIATLPGSDIRFRMTEFGTLEIVTDLEVKGQQAEPNCKTLDPAQSHTPTPPPEGQSQTSTATAPPNQSQPGSSQAKAPGPVLLSLEEGPSMEGPSVEVGPSVEVGSSADTGPNGELLRCRACGGRVPRDALFQGKFCSSICAQPSSGRSSPGEARESQAVEGERLGKRVRKKRKIYMDSGDEEEENQEEPEEKTKTTKGRRGAKIAKLVTAPPNKKRAWSWPAYLEEEKAVAAPVKLYKEHQSFPQSRNSFKVGMKLEGLDPSHPSLFCVLSVAEIQGYRVRLHFDGYPECYDFWANADSWDMKPAGWCEKNGHKLLLPKGCKDGEFNWSMYVKNCRGQLAPKHLFKSLNTSVTPSGFRAGMKLEAVDRKNPSLICVATIAAVVDNRLLIHFDNWDDTYDYWCDASSPYIHPVGFCEEAELTLTTPAGKTQIKTDVEYKHPKSFSWEKYLEETGTQAAPARAFKPRPPHGFQIGMKVEAVDKRNPMLIRVATIVDTEDHRLKIHFDGWSSEYDYWVETDCPDLHPVGWCQKTGHPLQYPNGSSDLSTAPGQGCPTPGCNGVGHIRGPRYGTHYTQVSCPYSEMNLNKEGLLPDRLSGERPLALSGPHPRGRRPDPQTNTTTQISSTPDQTEGAEDSQNRKPVTVEAERSGRNSQSEPPGGASEQSHNGTRPKRTAPVPKYLKMHYVKEEIGDSKASPDAVSLQQALHESVFSPGISASPPHRVALCWDKHCQLLPEVLGLTAKRVATWSAEEVASFVKGLPGCKEHAATFKTEQIDGEAFLLLTQADIVKILSIKLGPALKIYNSILMLKNADEE, via the exons ATGACTGACACTCCACCCAGTGATGGCCCCTCACAGGGAGCTGAGTTTGACATGATGGGTGCTCTGGACTGGAAGGATGGTATTGCGACACTGCCAGGCAGTGATATCAGg ttCCGCATGACAGAGTTTGGTACTCTCGAGATTGTCACAGACCTCGAGGTCAAAGGGCAGCAAGCAGAGCCTAACTGCAAGACCTTGGACCCGGCACAGTCTCACACTCCCACCCCTCCACCAGAGGGCCAATCACAGACTAGCACAGCCACAGCTCCACCCAATCAGAGTCAGCCAGGATCGTCTCAAGCTAAAG CCCCCGGCCCTGTGCTTCTGTCTTTAGAGGAGGGCCCAAGTATGGAGGGCCCCAGTGTGGAGGTTGGTCCCAGTGTTGAAGTTGGCTCCAGTGCAGACACAGGCCCAAACGGGGAGCTGTTAAGGTGCCGGGCCTGTGGTGGCCGTGTTCCCCGGGATGCCCTTTTTCAGGGCAAATTTTGTAGCTCTATTTGTGCCCAGCCCTCCAGTGGCAG ATCATCTCCAGGGGAAGCAAGGGAGAGTCAGGCCGTCGAGGGTGAGAGGTTAGGCAAACGTGTACGCAAAAAGAGGAAGATCTACATGGATTCTGGTGACGAAGAGGAAGAAAACCAAGAGGAACCAGAG GAAAAGACCAAGACAACCAAAGGCAGACGAGGTGCCAAAATAGCCAAATTAG TGACTGCCCCGCCCAATAAGAAGCGGGCGTGGAGCTGGCCTGCTTACTTGGAAGAGGAGAAAGCCGTCGCTGCTCCTGTTAAACTATACAAAgag CACCAGTCGTTTCCACAAAGCAGGAACAGTTTTAAGGTGGGAATGAAGCTGGAGGGGCTGGACCCGTCTCATCCATCTCTGTTCTGTGTGCTCAGTGTTGCAGAG aTCCAAGGTTATAGAGTAAGGCTCCACTTTGATGGTTACCCAGAATGCTACGACTTCTGGGCCAATGCCGACTCGTGGGACATGAAACCAGCTGGCTGGTGTGAGAAGAATGGACATAAGTTATTGCTGCCTAAAg GTTGTAAGGATGGGGAGTTTAATTGGAGCATGTATGTAAAGAACTGCAGAGGTCAGCTAGCTCCAAAACACCTTTTCAAGAGCCTCAACACA TCTGTGACTCCATCTGGATTCAGGGCAGGGATGAAGCTGGAGGCGGTCGACAGGAAGAACCCGTCATTGATCTGTGTAGCAACCATCGCTGCTGTTGTTGACAACCGACTGCTCATTCATTTTGACAACTGGGATGACACATATGATTATTG GTGTGATGCTAGCAGTCCATACATCCATCCTGTGGGTTTCTGTGAAGAGGCTGAGCTAACTCTGACCACTCCAGCTGGTAAGACACAGATCAAGACAGACGTGG AATATAAGCATCCTAAGAGTTTCTCGTGGGAGAAATACCTGGAGGAGACAGGCACACAGGCTGCTCCGGCACGGGCTTTCAAACCG cGACCTCCACACGGCTTTCAGATTGGGATGAAAGTGGAAGCTGTCGATAAGAGGAACCCCATGCTCATCCGTGTTGCAACTATAGTGGACACAGAGGACCACCGACTAAAG ATTCATTTTGATGGCTGGAGTTCAGAGTACGACTATTGGGTGGAGACAGACTGCCCTGATCTTCACCCTGTAGGGTGGTGTCAGAAAACTGGACATCCACTACAATACCCTAACG gctCCAGTGATTTATCTACCGCCCCAGGACAAGGATGTCCTACCCCAGGATGCAACGGGGTTGGACACATCAGAGGACCTCGCTATGGGACCCACTACAC tcaggTGAGCTGTCCGTACTCGGAGATGAATCTAAACAAGGAGGGCCTGCTGCCAGATCGCCTCAGTGGAGAACGACCCCTCGCCCTTAGCGGACCTCATCCTCGCGGGCGACGCCCCGATCCTCAAACAAACACTACGACGCAGATCTCCTCAACGCCAGACCAGACAGAAGGAGCTGAAGACTCCCAGAACAG GAAACCGGTGACAGTGGAAGCTGAGCGTTCGGGGCGCAACAGCCAGTCAGAGCCACCGGGTGGAGCCAGTGAGCAGAGCCACAATGGAACAAGACCTAAACG gaCTGCACCAGTTCCCAAATATCTGAAAATGCACTACGTTAAAGAGGAGATTGGTGACAGTAAAG cCTCTCCAGATGCCGTCTCTCTCCAGCAGGCCCTCCACGAGTCTGTGTTTTCCCCCGGCATCTCTGCCTCTCCCCCACACCGGGTGGCCCTCTGCTGGGACAAACACTGCCAGCTGCTGCCTGAGGTCCTGGGGCTGACTGCCAAGAGAGTGGCCACTTGGAGCGCTGAGGAG GTGGCCAGTTTTGTCAAAGGACTCCCGGGATGTAAAGAACATGCTGCTACATTTAAAACAGAG CAAATAGATGGCGAGGCCTTCCTCCTCCTAACCCAAGCAGACATCGTCAAGATCTTGTCAATCAAGTTGGGACCCGCCCTGAAGATCTACAACTCCATCCTCATGTTGAAGAACGCGGACGAAGAGTAA
- the l3mbtl1b gene encoding lethal(3)malignant brain tumor-like protein 4 isoform X3, whose product MTEFGTLEIVTDLEVKGQQAEPNCKTLDPAQSHTPTPPPEGQSQTSTATAPPNQSQPGSSQAKAPGPVLLSLEEGPSMEGPSVEVGPSVEVGSSADTGPNGELLRCRACGGRVPRDALFQGKFCSSICAQPSSGRSSPGEARESQAVEGERLGKRVRKKRKIYMDSGDEEEENQEEPEEKTKTTKGRRGAKIAKLVTAPPNKKRAWSWPAYLEEEKAVAAPVKLYKEHQSFPQSRNSFKVGMKLEGLDPSHPSLFCVLSVAEIQGYRVRLHFDGYPECYDFWANADSWDMKPAGWCEKNGHKLLLPKGCKDGEFNWSMYVKNCRGQLAPKHLFKSLNTSVTPSGFRAGMKLEAVDRKNPSLICVATIAAVVDNRLLIHFDNWDDTYDYWCDASSPYIHPVGFCEEAELTLTTPAGKTQIKTDVEYKHPKSFSWEKYLEETGTQAAPARAFKPRPPHGFQIGMKVEAVDKRNPMLIRVATIVDTEDHRLKIHFDGWSSEYDYWVETDCPDLHPVGWCQKTGHPLQYPNGSSDLSTAPGQGCPTPGCNGVGHIRGPRYGTHYTQVSCPYSEMNLNKEGLLPDRLSGERPLALSGPHPRGRRPDPQTNTTTQISSTPDQTEGAEDSQNRKPVTVEAERSGRNSQSEPPGGASEQSHNGTRPKRTAPVPKYLKMHYVKEEIGDSKASPDAVSLQQALHESVFSPGISASPPHRVALCWDKHCQLLPEVLGLTAKRVATWSAEEVASFVKGLPGCKEHAATFKTEQIDGEAFLLLTQADIVKILSIKLGPALKIYNSILMLKNADEE is encoded by the exons ATGACAGAGTTTGGTACTCTCGAGATTGTCACAGACCTCGAGGTCAAAGGGCAGCAAGCAGAGCCTAACTGCAAGACCTTGGACCCGGCACAGTCTCACACTCCCACCCCTCCACCAGAGGGCCAATCACAGACTAGCACAGCCACAGCTCCACCCAATCAGAGTCAGCCAGGATCGTCTCAAGCTAAAG CCCCCGGCCCTGTGCTTCTGTCTTTAGAGGAGGGCCCAAGTATGGAGGGCCCCAGTGTGGAGGTTGGTCCCAGTGTTGAAGTTGGCTCCAGTGCAGACACAGGCCCAAACGGGGAGCTGTTAAGGTGCCGGGCCTGTGGTGGCCGTGTTCCCCGGGATGCCCTTTTTCAGGGCAAATTTTGTAGCTCTATTTGTGCCCAGCCCTCCAGTGGCAG ATCATCTCCAGGGGAAGCAAGGGAGAGTCAGGCCGTCGAGGGTGAGAGGTTAGGCAAACGTGTACGCAAAAAGAGGAAGATCTACATGGATTCTGGTGACGAAGAGGAAGAAAACCAAGAGGAACCAGAG GAAAAGACCAAGACAACCAAAGGCAGACGAGGTGCCAAAATAGCCAAATTAG TGACTGCCCCGCCCAATAAGAAGCGGGCGTGGAGCTGGCCTGCTTACTTGGAAGAGGAGAAAGCCGTCGCTGCTCCTGTTAAACTATACAAAgag CACCAGTCGTTTCCACAAAGCAGGAACAGTTTTAAGGTGGGAATGAAGCTGGAGGGGCTGGACCCGTCTCATCCATCTCTGTTCTGTGTGCTCAGTGTTGCAGAG aTCCAAGGTTATAGAGTAAGGCTCCACTTTGATGGTTACCCAGAATGCTACGACTTCTGGGCCAATGCCGACTCGTGGGACATGAAACCAGCTGGCTGGTGTGAGAAGAATGGACATAAGTTATTGCTGCCTAAAg GTTGTAAGGATGGGGAGTTTAATTGGAGCATGTATGTAAAGAACTGCAGAGGTCAGCTAGCTCCAAAACACCTTTTCAAGAGCCTCAACACA TCTGTGACTCCATCTGGATTCAGGGCAGGGATGAAGCTGGAGGCGGTCGACAGGAAGAACCCGTCATTGATCTGTGTAGCAACCATCGCTGCTGTTGTTGACAACCGACTGCTCATTCATTTTGACAACTGGGATGACACATATGATTATTG GTGTGATGCTAGCAGTCCATACATCCATCCTGTGGGTTTCTGTGAAGAGGCTGAGCTAACTCTGACCACTCCAGCTGGTAAGACACAGATCAAGACAGACGTGG AATATAAGCATCCTAAGAGTTTCTCGTGGGAGAAATACCTGGAGGAGACAGGCACACAGGCTGCTCCGGCACGGGCTTTCAAACCG cGACCTCCACACGGCTTTCAGATTGGGATGAAAGTGGAAGCTGTCGATAAGAGGAACCCCATGCTCATCCGTGTTGCAACTATAGTGGACACAGAGGACCACCGACTAAAG ATTCATTTTGATGGCTGGAGTTCAGAGTACGACTATTGGGTGGAGACAGACTGCCCTGATCTTCACCCTGTAGGGTGGTGTCAGAAAACTGGACATCCACTACAATACCCTAACG gctCCAGTGATTTATCTACCGCCCCAGGACAAGGATGTCCTACCCCAGGATGCAACGGGGTTGGACACATCAGAGGACCTCGCTATGGGACCCACTACAC tcaggTGAGCTGTCCGTACTCGGAGATGAATCTAAACAAGGAGGGCCTGCTGCCAGATCGCCTCAGTGGAGAACGACCCCTCGCCCTTAGCGGACCTCATCCTCGCGGGCGACGCCCCGATCCTCAAACAAACACTACGACGCAGATCTCCTCAACGCCAGACCAGACAGAAGGAGCTGAAGACTCCCAGAACAG GAAACCGGTGACAGTGGAAGCTGAGCGTTCGGGGCGCAACAGCCAGTCAGAGCCACCGGGTGGAGCCAGTGAGCAGAGCCACAATGGAACAAGACCTAAACG gaCTGCACCAGTTCCCAAATATCTGAAAATGCACTACGTTAAAGAGGAGATTGGTGACAGTAAAG cCTCTCCAGATGCCGTCTCTCTCCAGCAGGCCCTCCACGAGTCTGTGTTTTCCCCCGGCATCTCTGCCTCTCCCCCACACCGGGTGGCCCTCTGCTGGGACAAACACTGCCAGCTGCTGCCTGAGGTCCTGGGGCTGACTGCCAAGAGAGTGGCCACTTGGAGCGCTGAGGAG GTGGCCAGTTTTGTCAAAGGACTCCCGGGATGTAAAGAACATGCTGCTACATTTAAAACAGAG CAAATAGATGGCGAGGCCTTCCTCCTCCTAACCCAAGCAGACATCGTCAAGATCTTGTCAATCAAGTTGGGACCCGCCCTGAAGATCTACAACTCCATCCTCATGTTGAAGAACGCGGACGAAGAGTAA
- the l3mbtl1b gene encoding lethal(3)malignant brain tumor-like protein 4 isoform X2 — protein sequence MTDTPPSDGPSQGAEFDMMGALDWKDGIATLPGSDIRFRMTEFGTLEIVTDLEVKGQQAEPNCKTLDPAQSHTPTPPPEGQSQTSTATAPPNQSQPGSSQAKAPGPVLLSLEEGPSMEGPSVEVGPSVEVGSSADTGPNGELLRCRACGGRVPRDALFQGKFCSSICAQPSSGRSSPGEARESQAVEGERLGKRVRKKRKIYMDSGDEEEENQEEPEEKTKTTKGRRGAKIAKLVTAPPNKKRAWSWPAYLEEEKAVAAPVKLYKEHQSFPQSRNSFKVGMKLEGLDPSHPSLFCVLSVAEIQGYRVRLHFDGYPECYDFWANADSWDMKPAGWCEKNGHKLLLPKGCKDGEFNWSMYVKNCRGQLAPKHLFKSLNTSVTPSGFRAGMKLEAVDRKNPSLICVATIAAVVDNRLLIHFDNWDDTYDYWCDASSPYIHPVGFCEEAELTLTTPAEYKHPKSFSWEKYLEETGTQAAPARAFKPRPPHGFQIGMKVEAVDKRNPMLIRVATIVDTEDHRLKIHFDGWSSEYDYWVETDCPDLHPVGWCQKTGHPLQYPNGSSDLSTAPGQGCPTPGCNGVGHIRGPRYGTHYTQVSCPYSEMNLNKEGLLPDRLSGERPLALSGPHPRGRRPDPQTNTTTQISSTPDQTEGAEDSQNRKPVTVEAERSGRNSQSEPPGGASEQSHNGTRPKRTAPVPKYLKMHYVKEEIGDSKASPDAVSLQQALHESVFSPGISASPPHRVALCWDKHCQLLPEVLGLTAKRVATWSAEEVASFVKGLPGCKEHAATFKTEQIDGEAFLLLTQADIVKILSIKLGPALKIYNSILMLKNADEE from the exons ATGACTGACACTCCACCCAGTGATGGCCCCTCACAGGGAGCTGAGTTTGACATGATGGGTGCTCTGGACTGGAAGGATGGTATTGCGACACTGCCAGGCAGTGATATCAGg ttCCGCATGACAGAGTTTGGTACTCTCGAGATTGTCACAGACCTCGAGGTCAAAGGGCAGCAAGCAGAGCCTAACTGCAAGACCTTGGACCCGGCACAGTCTCACACTCCCACCCCTCCACCAGAGGGCCAATCACAGACTAGCACAGCCACAGCTCCACCCAATCAGAGTCAGCCAGGATCGTCTCAAGCTAAAG CCCCCGGCCCTGTGCTTCTGTCTTTAGAGGAGGGCCCAAGTATGGAGGGCCCCAGTGTGGAGGTTGGTCCCAGTGTTGAAGTTGGCTCCAGTGCAGACACAGGCCCAAACGGGGAGCTGTTAAGGTGCCGGGCCTGTGGTGGCCGTGTTCCCCGGGATGCCCTTTTTCAGGGCAAATTTTGTAGCTCTATTTGTGCCCAGCCCTCCAGTGGCAG ATCATCTCCAGGGGAAGCAAGGGAGAGTCAGGCCGTCGAGGGTGAGAGGTTAGGCAAACGTGTACGCAAAAAGAGGAAGATCTACATGGATTCTGGTGACGAAGAGGAAGAAAACCAAGAGGAACCAGAG GAAAAGACCAAGACAACCAAAGGCAGACGAGGTGCCAAAATAGCCAAATTAG TGACTGCCCCGCCCAATAAGAAGCGGGCGTGGAGCTGGCCTGCTTACTTGGAAGAGGAGAAAGCCGTCGCTGCTCCTGTTAAACTATACAAAgag CACCAGTCGTTTCCACAAAGCAGGAACAGTTTTAAGGTGGGAATGAAGCTGGAGGGGCTGGACCCGTCTCATCCATCTCTGTTCTGTGTGCTCAGTGTTGCAGAG aTCCAAGGTTATAGAGTAAGGCTCCACTTTGATGGTTACCCAGAATGCTACGACTTCTGGGCCAATGCCGACTCGTGGGACATGAAACCAGCTGGCTGGTGTGAGAAGAATGGACATAAGTTATTGCTGCCTAAAg GTTGTAAGGATGGGGAGTTTAATTGGAGCATGTATGTAAAGAACTGCAGAGGTCAGCTAGCTCCAAAACACCTTTTCAAGAGCCTCAACACA TCTGTGACTCCATCTGGATTCAGGGCAGGGATGAAGCTGGAGGCGGTCGACAGGAAGAACCCGTCATTGATCTGTGTAGCAACCATCGCTGCTGTTGTTGACAACCGACTGCTCATTCATTTTGACAACTGGGATGACACATATGATTATTG GTGTGATGCTAGCAGTCCATACATCCATCCTGTGGGTTTCTGTGAAGAGGCTGAGCTAACTCTGACCACTCCAGCTG AATATAAGCATCCTAAGAGTTTCTCGTGGGAGAAATACCTGGAGGAGACAGGCACACAGGCTGCTCCGGCACGGGCTTTCAAACCG cGACCTCCACACGGCTTTCAGATTGGGATGAAAGTGGAAGCTGTCGATAAGAGGAACCCCATGCTCATCCGTGTTGCAACTATAGTGGACACAGAGGACCACCGACTAAAG ATTCATTTTGATGGCTGGAGTTCAGAGTACGACTATTGGGTGGAGACAGACTGCCCTGATCTTCACCCTGTAGGGTGGTGTCAGAAAACTGGACATCCACTACAATACCCTAACG gctCCAGTGATTTATCTACCGCCCCAGGACAAGGATGTCCTACCCCAGGATGCAACGGGGTTGGACACATCAGAGGACCTCGCTATGGGACCCACTACAC tcaggTGAGCTGTCCGTACTCGGAGATGAATCTAAACAAGGAGGGCCTGCTGCCAGATCGCCTCAGTGGAGAACGACCCCTCGCCCTTAGCGGACCTCATCCTCGCGGGCGACGCCCCGATCCTCAAACAAACACTACGACGCAGATCTCCTCAACGCCAGACCAGACAGAAGGAGCTGAAGACTCCCAGAACAG GAAACCGGTGACAGTGGAAGCTGAGCGTTCGGGGCGCAACAGCCAGTCAGAGCCACCGGGTGGAGCCAGTGAGCAGAGCCACAATGGAACAAGACCTAAACG gaCTGCACCAGTTCCCAAATATCTGAAAATGCACTACGTTAAAGAGGAGATTGGTGACAGTAAAG cCTCTCCAGATGCCGTCTCTCTCCAGCAGGCCCTCCACGAGTCTGTGTTTTCCCCCGGCATCTCTGCCTCTCCCCCACACCGGGTGGCCCTCTGCTGGGACAAACACTGCCAGCTGCTGCCTGAGGTCCTGGGGCTGACTGCCAAGAGAGTGGCCACTTGGAGCGCTGAGGAG GTGGCCAGTTTTGTCAAAGGACTCCCGGGATGTAAAGAACATGCTGCTACATTTAAAACAGAG CAAATAGATGGCGAGGCCTTCCTCCTCCTAACCCAAGCAGACATCGTCAAGATCTTGTCAATCAAGTTGGGACCCGCCCTGAAGATCTACAACTCCATCCTCATGTTGAAGAACGCGGACGAAGAGTAA
- the LOC104923041 gene encoding transmembrane protein 244 isoform X1 produces MAFKGKAVDSKTVLFHLLLCLLIFYSLFYMIGSVCFGAFRLDNFDGLIPFDFKTEPTESNSKYLVNLLSLELTYFCSGLLFAAVVRRRVWDYALTVTLLHVMITSLVMLEFPMVWQWWLALGSGLFLMICNGQLIAYFTCQSEQSYASFSIY; encoded by the exons ATGGCATTCAAAGGCAAAGCGGTCGACTCCAAG ACCGTGCTCTTccatctgctgctgtgtctgctcaTATTTTACTCTCTTTTCTACATGATTGGGAGTGTGTGCTTCGGTGCCTTCAG GTTGGATAACTTTGATGGACTCATTCCATTCGACTTTAAGACTGAACCCACTGAATCCAACTCCAAGTACTTGG TGAACCTCCTGTCTTTGGAGCTCACCTACTTTTGCAGTGGCCTTTTGTTTGCTGCAGTGGTACGCAGACGGGTCTGGGACTATGCCCTCACTGTCACACTTCTTCATGTAATGATCACCAGCCTAG TGATGTTGGAGTTCCCCATGGTGTGGCAGTGGTGGCTGGCCTTAG gtaGTGGCTTGTTTCTGATGATCTGCAACGGTCAGCTGATCGCTTACTTCACCTGCCAGAGTGAGCAGAGCTACGCCTCCTTCAGCATCTACTGA
- the LOC104923041 gene encoding transmembrane protein 244 isoform X2, translating to MIGSVCFGAFRLDNFDGLIPFDFKTEPTESNSKYLVNLLSLELTYFCSGLLFAAVVRRRVWDYALTVTLLHVMITSLVMLEFPMVWQWWLALGSGLFLMICNGQLIAYFTCQSEQSYASFSIY from the exons ATGATTGGGAGTGTGTGCTTCGGTGCCTTCAG GTTGGATAACTTTGATGGACTCATTCCATTCGACTTTAAGACTGAACCCACTGAATCCAACTCCAAGTACTTGG TGAACCTCCTGTCTTTGGAGCTCACCTACTTTTGCAGTGGCCTTTTGTTTGCTGCAGTGGTACGCAGACGGGTCTGGGACTATGCCCTCACTGTCACACTTCTTCATGTAATGATCACCAGCCTAG TGATGTTGGAGTTCCCCATGGTGTGGCAGTGGTGGCTGGCCTTAG gtaGTGGCTTGTTTCTGATGATCTGCAACGGTCAGCTGATCGCTTACTTCACCTGCCAGAGTGAGCAGAGCTACGCCTCCTTCAGCATCTACTGA